One Ignavibacteria bacterium genomic window carries:
- a CDS encoding citrate (Si)-synthase: MRLKEKLASQIPALREEAKSIVKNYNTKVIGDVTIDQLYGGMRGVKALICDTSEVGLDTGLIIRGIPILELTGKLPEEIFYLLLTGELPSKEDLDALMKDIDLRSGVPDYIWKLIDTLPDETHPMVMLSTAVLAMENESDFREAYDNGLSRDRLWEPMYEDCLNLIARMPAIAAYIYRKKFNKGARIEPDHSLDWAANYAHMLGIDDKDGSFKDLMRLYMVLHSDHESGNVSAFSTQTIGSALSDVYYSVSGGLNGLAGPLHGLANQECLRFIVKMREDIGHSPSDEEVRTYCLDLLNNKRVIPGYGHAVLRVTDPRFTAFLDFGKKCMPDDEIFKIVEQLFDIVPKILIEQGKAKDPWPNVDAASGSLLHHYGLKEYTYYTVLFSVSRALGLCAQLIMARAMNAPLIRPKSVTTNWVKGQL, from the coding sequence GAGAGAAGAAGCGAAATCAATCGTAAAAAATTACAACACCAAAGTAATTGGTGACGTTACGATTGACCAGCTTTACGGCGGAATGCGCGGAGTAAAAGCATTGATTTGTGATACCTCAGAGGTCGGCTTAGATACGGGACTCATCATAAGAGGAATTCCTATTTTAGAATTAACCGGCAAACTTCCCGAAGAAATTTTTTATTTGCTCTTAACCGGAGAACTTCCCTCAAAAGAAGATTTGGATGCACTGATGAAAGACATTGATTTACGTTCAGGTGTTCCTGATTATATCTGGAAACTTATTGATACATTACCTGACGAGACACACCCCATGGTGATGCTGAGCACTGCAGTTCTTGCAATGGAAAACGAATCCGACTTCAGAGAAGCTTATGATAACGGCTTGAGCAGAGATAGATTATGGGAGCCGATGTATGAAGACTGTTTGAACCTGATTGCACGCATGCCGGCAATAGCTGCTTACATCTATAGAAAAAAATTTAACAAGGGCGCGAGAATTGAGCCTGACCATTCACTCGACTGGGCAGCGAATTACGCTCACATGCTTGGCATTGACGACAAAGACGGTTCATTCAAGGACCTTATGAGATTATATATGGTTTTGCACTCAGATCATGAGAGCGGAAACGTTAGCGCGTTCTCAACACAGACAATCGGGTCGGCTTTATCAGATGTTTATTATTCTGTAAGCGGCGGATTGAACGGACTTGCAGGACCGCTTCACGGACTTGCAAACCAGGAATGTTTGCGATTCATAGTTAAAATGCGAGAAGACATCGGTCACTCACCATCTGACGAAGAAGTAAGAACATACTGCCTGGATTTGCTTAATAATAAAAGAGTAATTCCGGGATATGGTCATGCTGTATTAAGAGTAACAGACCCGAGATTTACAGCGTTTCTTGATTTCGGTAAAAAATGTATGCCTGATGATGAAATTTTCAAAATCGTCGAGCAGTTGTTCGACATAGTTCCGAAAATTTTAATCGAGCAGGGAAAAGCAAAAGACCCATGGCCGAACGTTGATGCGGCAAGCGGTTCTTTGTTACATCATTACGGCTTAAAAGAATATACTTATTATACGGTATTGTTCAGCGTTTCAAGAGCATTAGGATTATGCGCGCAGTTGATTATGGCTCGGGCAATGAATGCTCCGCTTATCAGACCGAAGTCTGTAACCACAAACTGGGTAAAGGGTCAGTTATAA